One segment of Zymoseptoria tritici IPO323 chromosome 2, whole genome shotgun sequence DNA contains the following:
- a CDS encoding putative ABC transporter (ABC transporter, ABC-C family, MRP type. TC3.A.1.208.These transporters mainly transport conjugated compounds and can be involved in metal resistance. This model is located in area containing a ferric reductase a copper transporter suggesting role in metal sensitivity.. ...), with translation MACTIGQAGDNLFGPAVGASCFDFTLLFEQSLLQLVPSAILFLFLPLRVSQLRRQNVKVLRSGARFVKTASIAILAIAQLVLLVLWCLSPQYRTSVSIPAAAISCLASLSLVYLSNLEHSRSIRPSSVINLYLFGSLVLDIPQARTLWLRQAPKEVSALFTACLGLKTLVLFLEARGKRGSLFPQYRLYAPEALVNLFNRTVLWWLNPLFWQGYNKFLAIEKLYNVDPDLASSAVEARFNTVRKDKHATSKWSLVLSAFSAIRYTFLAMMIPRLCLSALKLSQPLLINRLTGLLSDRLDEQDNDVRHALIAATGLLYIGLVVSTASYQRELHRLITKVRGIMVTIVYVKVLKLDSASLADGAASTLITTDVERICSSLKEVDDLFATPIEIAVAIYLLERQIGVSCIAPVAVSGLLTLMSFWSSSTAVPMQRRWLAAVTERIAYTSSVLGSPRGFKMLGWTNYFIDSIQALRVEELVRYAQYRKYVTWRNVFAQVPTAFSMPFTLMMFTLINGGDALTTSRAFTTLALVALLTGPTQNLIHAIPSAQTALASFERIQNFLVLEDGVHSQSLHDEGDEPSGEGIQLASKATRTKVQLDKACFEMGTGREILRDISLTLPPQTLTILSGPVGCGKSTLLHAILGESTLSKGIRSVTGKPSFAFCSQDSWLPNGTVRNLILAGAEFDQEWYSTVVSACALHHDIAALPSGDSTPIGSKGVSLSGGQRQRLALARAVYARAQILLADNILSGADSGTSAHVFAHIFGPRGLCKQLGMIAVLSTYDERSLPDADHIVVLSHNGTISEQGSYSELVATGSYVGNMQTLQHPTGNGGNTQEDGPPSADIMASSDMLEVAQQDLARRTGDMAVYSYYVKSIGWKLSTIVILSCVIVGFSETFPSLWVRWWSTAEETGRGQLPLGGWIGVSFLLAMIACLANGAGIWTMLVNSVPKSSATLHRQILETAMRAPYQFFVTTDAGTTLNRFSTDMNLIEQELAGSVLQFTEGMATSIFSASLPADTRQLRFLELEAQAPLLTHCTETLAGVTTNRAFGWQHRSHQKLCDLLDSSQRAYYLMLCIQRWLGLVLGLVTAAIAITVVAMALTLQTSSSAGAVGVSLLSILSFSTILSDLINSWTNLETSLGAVARCRNFQSITASEDKAGESQKPSAAWPENGSLVIKNISASYNEGDNPVLKSISLSIAAGQKIGICGRSGSGKSTLLLTLLRLLDLSSGSIEIDGLDLSTLPRQTIRERMTALPQEFVTFPGTLHANLDPSGLHSTSACEAALQKVGLYSRVAEAGGLETDMTSLNLSQGQLQLFAVARCLLRKSKVLLVDEMTSSVDAIAEETVMKLVREEFAESTIIAVAHRLGTITDFDRIVVMDAGEIVEVGTPEELKAREGGVFNGMWERMGH, from the exons ATGGCGTGCACCATCGGGCAGGCCGGCGACAACCTCTTCGGACCAGCAGTCGGAGCCTCATGTTTCGACTTCACGCTTCTCTTCGAGCAGTCACTACTTCAACTCGTTCCGAGCGctatcctctttctctttcttcctcttcgagtCTCCCAGCTCCGACGGCAAAACGTCAAGGTCCTCCGGAGTGGCGCACGCTTCGTTAAGACTGCATCTATCGCGATTCTTGCAATCGCCCAGCTGGTCTTACTCGTGTTGTGGTGCCTGTCACCGCAATACCGCACATCGGTCTCCATTCCTGCAGCAGCGATCTCTTGTCTTGCGTCACTGTCGCTGGTGTATTTATCCAATCTGGAGCATTCTAGATCGATTCGTCCCAGCTCGGTCATCAACTTGTACCTTTTCGGCTCTTTGGTTCTGGACATTCCCCAAGCGAGGACACTTTGGCTACGGCAGGCGCCGAAGGAGGTGTCGGCGTTGTTTACGGCTTGCTTGGGATTGAAAACGCTGGTTTTGTTCCTGGAAGCGAGAGGAAAGAGAGGCTCGCTGTTCCCACAGTACCGTCTTTATGCTCCCGAGGCGCTGGTGAATCTCTTCAATCGGACGGTGCTTTGGTGGCTGAATCCGCTCTTCTGGCAGGGGTACAACAAGTTCTTGGCTATTGAGAAACTGTATAATGTGGATCCAGACCTTGCCTCGTCTGCAGTGGAGGCGAGGTTCAATACGGTGAGGAAAGATA AGCATGCAACGAGCAAGTGGTCGCTTGTGCTGTCGGCTTTCAGCGCTATCAGGTACACCTTCCTCGCTATGATGATCCCTCGGCTTTGCCTGAGTGCTTTGAAACTCTCTCAGCCTCTTCTGATCAACCGACTCACGGGCCTGCTGAGCGACAGGCTTGACGAACAGGATAACGACGTCCGACATGCACTGATTGCTGCGACCGGACTGCTCTACATCGGCCTTGTGGTTTCGACTGCAAGCTATCAGCGTGAGCTCCACCGGTTGATCACCAAAGTTCGAGGAATCATGGTCACCATTGTGTATGTAAAAGTCCTCAAGCTTGATTCCGCATCGCTCGCCGATGGTGCTGCCTCGACGTTGATCACCACGGATGTGGAAAGAATCTGCAGCTCGCTGAAGGAAGTCGACGATCTTTTCGCAACTCCAATCGAAATTGCTGTCGCTATTTATCTGCTAGAGCGCCAGATTGGCGTTTCATGCATCGCTCCGGTCGCCGTGTCCGGACTACTCACACTCATGAGCTTCTGGAGTTCCTCTACGGCTGTTCCGATGCAAAGAAGATGGCTTGCTGCTGTCACGGAGAGAATCGCCTACACCTCCTCCGTCCTGGGATCGCCCCGAGGCTTCAAAATGCTGGGATGGACGAACTACTTCATCGATTCGATTCAGGCGCTACGAGTCGAAGAACTTGTTCGCTATGCACAGTATCGGAAGTACGTCACTTGGCGGAATGTCTTTGCTCAAGTGCCCACAGCTTTCTCCATGCCATTCACCTTGATGATGTTCACACTCATCAATGGCGGCGACGCACTTACGACCAGCAGAGCGTTCACCACTCTGGCTCTGGTCGCCCTACTGACTGGTCCGACGCAAAACTTGATTCATGCGATACCGAGTGCGCAGACCGCGCTCGCCAGCTTTGAAAGGATTCAGAACTTCTTGGTGCTAGAAGATGGCGTTCATTCGCAGTCGCTTCATGACGAGGGCGATGAGCCATCAGGAGAGGGCATTCAGCTTGCTTCAAAAGCCACGAGGACAAAAGTGCAGCTCGACAAGGCATGCTTCGAGATGGGAACAGGAAGAGAAATTCTACGGGACATATCTCTGACGCTCCCACCACAAACTTTGACAATCCTGTCCGGACCGGTAGGATGCGGCAAGTCGACTCTTCTTCACGCCATCCTGGGTGAATCAACCTTATCCAAAGGGATTCGTTCTGTCACCGGCAAACCATCTTTTGCTTTCTGCTCGCAGGACTCATGGCTTCCGAATGGCACTGTCCGAAACTTGATCCTGGCCGGAGCTGAGTTCGATCAAGAATGGTACTCCACCGTCGTCTCCGCATGCGCTCTCCATCATGACATCGCCGCTCTCCCTTCAGGCGACAGCACTCCGATTGGCAGCAAGGGCGTTTCGCTCAGTGGAGGACAACGGCAGCGACTTGCGTTGGCCAGGGCTGTTTATGCTCGTGCTCAGATTCTGCTCGCTGACAACATTCTGAGCGGCGCCGACTCAGGTACATCGGCCCATGTATTTGCCCACATCTTCGGACCTCGTGGGCTGTGCAAGCAGCTTGGCATGATTGCCGTACTCTCTACATACGACGAGCGATCCTTGCCCGACGCTGATCACATCGTGGTCCTGAGCCACAACGGGACCATTAGCGAGCAAGGCTCATACTCCGAGCTCGTCGCCACTGGAAGCTATGTGGGTAATATGCAAACACTGCAACATCCGACGGGCAATGGAGGGAACACACAAGAAGATGGTCCGCCCAGCGCTGATATCATGGCCTCATCAGACATGCTAGAAGTGGCACAACAGGACCTTGCCCGCCGGACGGGAGACATGGCCGTCTACAGCTACTACGTTAAGTCCATCGGCTGGAAGCTCAGTACCATAGTCATCCTAAGCTGCGTCATCGTGGGATTCAGCGAGACATTCCCCAGCCTATGGGTGCGATGGTGGAGCACAGCGGAGGAGACTGGTCGCGGTCAACTCCCTCTCGGCGGCTGGATTGGCGTATCGTTCCTCCTCGCGATGATTGCATGCCTCGCCAACGGCGCAGGCATTTGGACGATGCTCGTCAATAGTGTTCCGAAAAGTTCTGCGACACTGCACAGGCAAATCTTGGAGACGGCGATGCGTGCTCCATATCAATTCTTTGTTACCACCGACGCTGGCACGACACTGAACCGATTCTCTACCGACATGAATTTGATTGAGCAAGAACTCGCCGGTTCAGTCTTGCAATTCACAGAGGGTATGGCGACATCTATCTTCTCTGCC AGTTTACCGGCGGACACTCGGCAATTGCGATTCTTAGAACTGGAAGCTCAGGCTCCGCTTCTGACACACTGTACCGAGACTCTGGCGGGAGTCACCACAAATCGAGCGTTCGGATGGCAGCACAGGTCGCACCAGAAACTTTGCGATCTGCTCGACAGCTCGCAACGAGCATACTACCTTATGCTCTGCATACAGCGATGGCTGGGCTTGGTCCTTGGCCTAGTCACCGCTGCTATTGCCATCACAGTCGTAGCAATGGCGTTGACCCTTCAAACTTCATCCAGCGCCGGCGCTGTGGGTGTGTCCCTGCTAAGCATCTTGAGCTTCAGTACCATTCTTTCTGACTTGATCAATTCGTGGACGAACCTGGAGACATCCCTCGGCGCCGTGGCGAGATGTAGGAACTTTCAATCGATTACGGCTTCCGAGGACAAGGCAGGCGAGTCTCAAAAGCCGTCCGCAGCGTGGCCGGAGAACGGGAGTCTGGTCATTAAAAACATCTCCGCGTCGTACAACGAGGGCGACAATCCAGTACTGAAATCTATCTCCCTATCCATCGCGGCGGGTCAGAAAATCGGCATCTGCGGCCGAAGCGGAAGTGGAAAGAGTACTCTCCTTCTCACCCTCCTCCGACTGCTCGACCTCTCCTCAGGGTCCATCGAGATCGACGGCCTTGATCTATCCACGCTCCCACGCCAGACCATCCGCGAACGCATGACCGCCCTCCCACAAGAATTCGTCACGTTCCCGGGAACCCTACACGCCAACCTCGACCCTTCCGGCCTCCACTCCACCTCAGCATGCGAAGCCGCCCTGCAAAAAGTCGGCCTCTATTCCCGAGTCGCCGAAGCAGGCGGTCTCGAAACCGACATGACATCCCTCAACCTCTCCCAAGGCCAGCTGCAACTCTTCGCCGTCGCCCGGTGTCTCCTCCGCAAGTCCAAAGTCCTCCTTGTGGACGAGATGACGAGCTCAGTAGATGCTATAGCTGAGGAGACGGTCATGAAGCTTGTGAGAGAGGAGTTTGCAGAGAGTACGATTATTGCCGTCGCGCATCGATTGGGGACTATTACGGACTTCGATCGGATTGTGGTTATGGATGCGGGTGAGATTGTGGAGGTGGGCACACcggaggagttgaaggcgagggagggcGGGGTTTTCAACGGGATGTGGGAGCGGATGGGGCATTGA